The Chloroflexota bacterium region TGCAGGCGCCATGTATGCCAATATGGACGTTGGACTTTGAAAAGGCCCTGTTGACAAGAGGGAAATTCTTGACGCGCCTCCTTCCCCTGTGTATTATATGTGATCGCGGGACCGAAAAGATAGCTCGGAATCGACCACCGGTGATCACTCCGTAAGAACCCAACGATCCAACGAGCACGTCCGCTTTGGCTCAAGTAAACCCTCTCACCGCCGAAGGAAGGCTGAATCATGAGCTTGCATTCGCTGACTATGCGATTGATTCCCAAAAGCAAACTGGCGCGTCGTGAGGCGCTTTGGTTTTACGCCTTCATCTCGCCCTGGCTCATCGGCTTCTTGATCTTCACCCTGTATCCCATCATCGCCTCCGCCTACTTCAGCCTGACCATCTATGACATCGTGCGTGCGCCGAGATGGACAGGTTTGGGGAATTATGCGGAGCTCGTCCACGACAAGCTCTTCTGGCAGTCGCTCAAAGTCACGTTCTACTACACGTTCCTGGCCGTGCCTCTGACCACGGTGGCCGCCCTCTCCCTGGCCCAGCTGCTCAACCAACGGGTGCCCTTCCTGGGCGTCTTCCGCACGGTCTACTACCTGCCCTCCATCGTCACGGGGGTGGCCGTCGCCCTGCTGTGGCAGTGGATCCTCAACCCCGAGTTCGGCCTGGTGAACTACCTGCTGTACGCCGTGTTCCGCATCCACGGCCCGGGGTGGTTCTACGACAAGGCCTGGGCGATCCCATCCTACGTGCTCATGAGCCTGTGGGGCCTGGGAGCGCCGCTGATCATCTATCTGGCCGCGCTGCAAAACGTCCCCACCGAATTGTACGAGGCAGCGGAGCTGGATGGTGCCGGGCCATGGAAGCGATTCCGCCACATCACCATCCCGATGATCTCACCCGTGATCCTGTTCAATGTGATCGTGGGGATCATCGGCTCCTTCCAGGTCTTCACGCAGATCTACGTCATCACCCAGGGGCGCGGGGGCCCACATTACGCCTCTCTGGTATACGTGCTGTACCTCTTCCAGAACGCGTTCCGGAACTTCCGCATGGGCTACGCCTCCGCACAGGCATGGATTCTGTTCTGGGTGATCTTCGGACTGACCATCCTGGCTCTCCGGGTCTCTCGCAGCCACGTCTACTACGAGAGCCCGGGAGAGAATATATAGGGGGAAATCATGGCAGAACGCACGCTTGCCCGCCCAGCTCATATCGTGCAGGCTGTCCCCTGGTGGCAGCGTCGCAGCGTACGCAGGAAGGCCACGACGATCGTGGCCACCATCATCGCGCTCATAGGGGCGGTCGTGGTGATGATCCCCTTCGTGTGGATGATCTCCACCTCCCTGAAGACCAAATTCACCGCCCTGCAGCTGCCTCCCCAGTGGATCCCGCGCCCGCCCCACTGGGAGAACTACCCGGACGCTCTGACGTTCCTGCCCTTCCATCTGTTCTTCCGCAACACGTTCATGTACGCCACGCTGACGGCCTTTGGGGAGACGTTGTCCTGCTCTCTGGTGGCCTATGGATTCGCCCGTCTGCGGGCGCCGGGCAAGAACGTGCTCTTCCTCATCGTGCTGGGCACGCTCATGCTCCCCTACCAGGTGACCATGATCCCGCAATACGTGCTCTTCAAAATCCTGGGCTGGATCGACACATGGAAGCCGCTGATCGTGCCCACCTTCTTCGGCAGCGCTTATCTGATCTTCCTGTTGCGCCAGTTCTACATGAGCATTCACCAGGACATCGTGGACGCGGCGCGCATCGACGGTTGTTCTTATTTCGATATCTGGTGGCGCATCTTCGCTCCTCTATCACGCCCGGCCCTGATGACCGTGGCCATCCTGTCCTTCATGTATCACTGGAACGATTACCTGGGGCCGCTGATCTACCTGAGCACCACGGAGAAGTTGCCCGTCTCCGTGGGGCTGGCGAACTTCACGGCAGCATACGGCGGCACGCCATGGCATTGGCTCATGGCTGCCTCCGTGAC contains the following coding sequences:
- a CDS encoding sugar ABC transporter permease; protein product: MRLIPKSKLARREALWFYAFISPWLIGFLIFTLYPIIASAYFSLTIYDIVRAPRWTGLGNYAELVHDKLFWQSLKVTFYYTFLAVPLTTVAALSLAQLLNQRVPFLGVFRTVYYLPSIVTGVAVALLWQWILNPEFGLVNYLLYAVFRIHGPGWFYDKAWAIPSYVLMSLWGLGAPLIIYLAALQNVPTELYEAAELDGAGPWKRFRHITIPMISPVILFNVIVGIIGSFQVFTQIYVITQGRGGPHYASLVYVLYLFQNAFRNFRMGYASAQAWILFWVIFGLTILALRVSRSHVYYESPGENI
- a CDS encoding carbohydrate ABC transporter permease, giving the protein MAERTLARPAHIVQAVPWWQRRSVRRKATTIVATIIALIGAVVVMIPFVWMISTSLKTKFTALQLPPQWIPRPPHWENYPDALTFLPFHLFFRNTFMYATLTAFGETLSCSLVAYGFARLRAPGKNVLFLIVLGTLMLPYQVTMIPQYVLFKILGWIDTWKPLIVPTFFGSAYLIFLLRQFYMSIHQDIVDAARIDGCSYFDIWWRIFAPLSRPALMTVAILSFMYHWNDYLGPLIYLSTTEKLPVSVGLANFTAAYGGTPWHWLMAASVTAVTPLIIIFFFMQRYFIQGIVITGVKG